In a single window of the Lasioglossum baleicum chromosome 10, iyLasBale1, whole genome shotgun sequence genome:
- the LOC143212901 gene encoding cytochrome b5 — translation MSEQKQYTRSEVASLNGKEKTLIILHDKVYDVTSFLNEHPGGEEILLDHGGKESSEDFDDVGHSKDALDLMTKYYVGELVDSEKTNKSPKSGWSSTYGKPSAPKEEEGMNTMVLVAVVVIFAAILYYVYL, via the coding sequence ATGAGCGAGCAGAAACAGTACACGAGGAGCGAGGTCGCGAGTCTGAACGGCAAGGAGAAAACCCTGATAATCTTACACGACAAAGTGTACGATGTCACGAGCTTCCTGAACGAGCACCCCGGTGGAGAAGAGATCCTGTTGGACCACGGTGGCAAGGAGAGTTCCGAGGACTTCGACGATGTCGGCCATTCGAAGGACGCTTTGGATTTGATGACGAAGTACTATGTCGGCGAGCTGGTCGACTCCGAGAAGACTAACAAGTCGCCGAAATCGGGTTGGTCGTCGACTTACGGTAAACCATCGGCGCCGAAAGAAGAGGAAGGGATGAACACCATGGTCCTGGTTGCCGTAGTTGTTATTTTCGCCGCCATCTTGTATTACGTGTACTTATAA
- the LOC143212900 gene encoding cytochrome b5 — translation MSQKYTPQEVAKHNCEEDLWIVYKDGIYDITKFLKEHPGGEEALTELAGKDATKCFDEIGHTLEAVQLRETYKIGVLTEPFPAEMDESVGDQEPKDGEEEPWDYKPPKDTSNSSRFLTLIATGIAIYGFIIYYFWFS, via the exons ATGTCGCAGAAGTACACGCCGCAAGAAGTGGCCAAGCACAACTGTGAGGAGGATCTATGGATCGTGTACAAGGACGGGATCTACGATATCACGAAATTCCTGAAGGAACATCCTGGCGGCGAGGAAGCGCTGACCGAATTGGCTGGGAAAGATGCGACCAAATGCTTCGACGAAATCGGACACACCCTTGAAGCTGTGCAGCTCAGGGAGACATATAAAATCGGCGTTCTGACGGAACCCTTCCCCGCAGAAATGGACGAGTCAGTTG GAGATCAAGAGCCGAAAGATGGCGAGGAAGAGCCGTGGGACTACAAGCCACCGAAGGACACTTCGAACTCCTCCCGTTTTCTGACGTTAATCGCAACCGGCATCGCCATCTACGGCTTTATCATTTATTACTTCTGGTTCTCGTAA